A stretch of DNA from Calditrichota bacterium:
AATCCACTGATTTGGCATCCACGCCGTTTTTTTCATAAGCGACGATTTCGGGAATTACCTCGCCTACATCTTCAGCGATCAGTCCGATATCGTGTTTGCTGTTTTCTTTCCAATCATAAGAAACGCCAGTCAGACGACTGACTAAATTTAGTGCGTTGTCAATTGGTTTAATATTTGTTTTCCAACGGCGTGAGCTGTAGGTTGTCCAGGAATCTGCAATCGGATCTGTCGATGAATAATGTTTAATCGTCAAAATATTGCCTGGACTTGACGTGCCGATTCCGACATTGCCGCCGGTTTTGATGCGCATTC
This window harbors:
- a CDS encoding tail fiber domain-containing protein; this translates as MKSVSGQYLIATNDLFINCGTESGSPGTIIFQENGSERMRIKTGGNVGIGTSSPGNILTIKHYSSTDPIADSWTTYSSRRWKTNIKPIDNALNLVSRLTGVSYDWKENSKHDIGLIAEDVGEVIPEIVAYEKNGVDAKSVDYSRIVAVLIQGMKEQQAKIEKLEKRIIRLEKEKR